Genomic DNA from Mycolicibacterium helvum:
TGGTTTGGCCGACGAAGCGCAGGCGCTTCTTTTCATCGGCGGCGAGTTCCTCACCCGCCTGGACTATCTCTTCGACACGTGCCCACACCAGCATCGGTTCACCGCCGTGCAGGATGACCTGAAGACTGCTGTCACACAAAGCGAGGCCCTGGCGGATGGCATCCGTAGCGACGTCCACTTCGATAGCAGATCCACCCGCGGTCTCGAAGTCATAGCAATAGGTACACGCATGGTTGCAATGCGCGGTGAGCTTGAGGATGAGTGTGTTCAGGGAATCGAAGTGGCGCTCTGAGCCGACCACTCCGACCTCGTGCTCGATCAGGGTGGTACGCAGATTTCGGATTGGTTCCCGCAACTCGCCGGGCTCGTGCCATCTATCGATTAGCGGCAACAACTTTGCCCAGTCCTGGTTGAGCGCAACCCAGCGGCCTGAGACGCGGTCCATCACGAGGGTGCTTTCGCCGCGCTCCTGGCACCGCAACCGGGAAATGTCCAGTCGGTCCGGTCGGAGTTGCAACTCTACGGATGGAGTCATCCGCCGACGTGGTCGTCGCCCTGAAGCTCGACGACCTGGAAGTGCGACTCCAGATGACCGCGTGCGATGGATTCCGGAAGCACCCCAGGCGTGATGCCGTAATCCTCGGCCACGGGATCGGTGTAATCGTCAATACGCTGGCGTGACCCGCAGCACGCGCGGGTCCACTGCGCCCACACTGTGGTGTCGCCCGCGATCTGTCCGAGCGCCACAGCATTGACACCGACGAAACGATTCTCCCCAGCCAGATCCAACGCACGATCCGCCAATCCAGCGACATGGCGCTCGATCTCTTCCTTCGGCATCTCCGTCACACGCATTGAAGCAGGAGCATTGAGACGAACAACTTTGGCCATTGTGTTACTCCCCGAATGAATGCACGTTCCCCGCGAACTTGTGCTAAGTGCGACCGTACGCCGCACTCTGAAGACAGGCAAGAAGTGATGTTGATTCATATTCGTCGGACTTCGGTAGCGGGCGCGTTACCGAGTGCGGGTCCGAAAACTGCTGGGGCATAGTAGAGTTCGTCGTGATCGCGACGACTCACTGCTCGACGGCATAGGCGACGAGATGCTGATTCGGACCGGCTGTGCGCAATGAACTTTCAGCACGTGGGGTTGATGTATGTAATCGCTACGGAATGTTGAAGGCGACTCGGTCGGCACCGCCCTCGTCGTATTCCTTTGTCTGACGGTACGGTGAGTGGCAGCCCCAAGAATGAGTAGTCTCCTACTCTAATTTTCCGCCGGTCGTCCATGTCGTACTCGATACCGCCCTCGCCGCACTCGATGACGGTGGGTTGAGCAGAATGAGTGTCGGGCCAAGGTGATCGGCGGTACCTGCGTGGCGCTGATCGGTCTGGATTGCGACGAGGCGGCCCGAGTCGCTGCCCGGGTCAGGGCGGGCTCCTTCTCGACGTTGGTATTGCGTCCGTCCTGGTGCTGAACGGTTTAGACGTTGGCGGACACCCCGATCTTGGGGCCGGTGCTGGCGGCGGCCGCGCGTAACGGCGGCTGAAAGTCGTTGCTTATCTTCAATAATGACTCCACGAACGACTCACTCTGCAGCGCACGTGGCCCAATAACGTGTAGAGCCGAGAGTGCCGAGTAGCGCTCCAGTACAGCCGACCGAATACGAGTGGTCAGCTACTCGCGATCGACGCCCGATCGAGGTCGACACTCATCTGTAGATCAACACATCTCGATTGGAAGGAGTAGCACAATGATTGGAACAGTCAGTTATCAGGGGGGACTGTTACAGAGCACGTCCGCCCGCCCGCTCGCGTCGCCGCCTGACCACCCCAGCGACGCTGGCGGCAGGCCGGAAGAGAAACCGCCTGACGTTGAGACGCCCACCGTGCGCCACGCGCTATCACCCAATGAGGTTTGCCAGCGCCAGTGGGCACGCGAAATCGTCGACCGGAACGGCTCGGTCGAGGAGATGGTCTCGGTGGCCATCCAGCGCGTTACTGAGCGCCATACAGAAAATCGCCTCTTGGAGGCGCAAGCGATCATCAACGAGCTCGCGCGCACCGGTGAGCACAGCACAATGCTCCACACGCATGCTGGCGCAGACAAGATCCGCCTGCTGCTCGGGAAGGAGAGCTAGCCATGTCACTCCTCGCTGCTGCCTGGCTCGATAGCGGGCCCAATCTGACTGGCTCGTCTCTATTGACCGGCATAGGGACGAAAGACCGCTACGGCCAGGTAACCAATACAAACCTTGCGGCTAACCACCTTCTCAATTCCGTCGCGTCGGGCCAGATGATCTCGCATGCCTCAGACTTCAATCTGATCCTGTTCTCCAATGGCGACTACACCGGGAACTTTTTCCAGCTGTCTATCGCGCACGATGAGAACGCGACCTACTGGCATACGGGCGCTGCGCAAAGCGCGCTGTTGATTGCGTCGAACAACACCGGAATCGATGAACACCGCGTCAGCCTTCACGATGAGCTGCATGACCAGTGGATCGACTTTCTCGACAAGAAGCTGAAGGGGACGGCGGTATCGCGGGACGTCGACCCGCTGTTGACGTGGCAGATGTTCCCGACGAACGATCAATGGCTCGACCGCAACCAGGTCTACATCCGCATCCACCAGCCCTTGCATGTTCACATGCCGTGGTACTGGCCTGACTACCAGGCTTCGATGGACTACAACGTGGTGCTCTTTATCGACTCTAACCGGCACCTCCGTGCGTGGGTGGCCGACTGGGAGTGCTGGGTCGAAGGCGGCGCCAAGAATGGACAAGTACATAGCCAGCTGGACCCGCAAGTGGCTGCAGGTATGCAGCCGCTTGCGGACCAGCTGAACCAAAGGCTCGCACTTACTGATCTACTCGGGCCTGTCAAGGCGGTCTATTACCTACCCGGCCGGCAGGCAAGTCCTGTCGAGAACAGCGCATTTGGCGGAAACACGGCGGACGATGTGACGATCTGTGTTCAAACGTAAGGTCCCTGTTGCTGGTTTCACTCCTTAATTGCGAGGGACTAGCGTCGCCCTCATGGCTGCGCTGTTCGTCGTCTACGGGTGTGACGGCATGATGGGTCTATGAACGCACGATCAACGAACCGCCCGTTTTGGGCTGTCGGCGCGGTCTTCGGCCTGCTGGTGACACTGCTCATCTGCGGACCGACCGGCGGCGTCGCACAAGCGGCTGTGGCTGCACCGGCGGGCGATGCGCTGTCGGTCGGCGACCCAGACGCGCTGGGGCAGATCGACCTCTACGTGGATCCGATGTGCCCGTACAGCGGCAAGTTCGTGCGGGCGCACGGCGACGAGATCGCCAAACGCGTTGAGGCCGGCACGTTGCGGGTCAACCTGCGATTCGTGGACTTCCTCGACAAGTACTCCGCCAGCGGAACGTACGACAGCCGAGCGATCTACGCGGCGTACGTGGTCGCCGACCAATCGCGATCGAGTGACGTCGCCTGGCGCTTCATAGAGGCGATCTACGCGTCGGACGTCCAGCCCAAGGAGGGTGGGACCACGGACCTGAGTAACGACCAGCTGGCCGACGTGGCCAATCGAGTCGGCGCGCCTCAGCTGGCCCAAGATCTCATCCGGATCGGCCTGCCGATCGGCTTCGATCCGCATGTGGTCGCGGCAAATAATCTTGTTGTTCTGCACCAATTTCCTGAGCCGGGAGTGCCACTGGTGGTGATCAACGACCGGCCGGTCGACGAAGATTCGGACTGGCTGGCTCAGCTGCCCAGCTGAGGCACAGCCCGCCCGAGGAACCCGCAGACCTACATCGCTGACGTGCGCGACATGATCACGGTGCTGCGGGTTCTCCGGCGTCGCTGACTACGACTTCACGATGAAGCCGGCGTCGATGGTCAGTGTGGACGCGGTGATGTAGCGCCCTGTCTCGCCGACGAGGTAGAGGATCGACCTGCTGACGTCGATCGGCTCCATCCACGGCACCGGGAGAATGTGGGTGCGGGCAAACGCATCCTCGACAGACTCGCGCGTCGGGTTCGGATTGTCGGGTTGGAACAGGCCCCAGACATAGGGATTCTGAATCATGTTGGTGTCGACGCAGGTTGGGTTGACCGAGTTGACGCGGATGTTGTACTGGCCTAGTTCCCGTGCCAAACACGTCATGAGCCCCGTGATGGCGTGCTTGGATGCCGCGTAGGAGGACATGTTCTCAGCGCCCTTAAGCGCCTCGGTTGATCCGATGAACACCACTGAGCCGCCGTCGTTCTGCGCGATCAGGGTGGGCACCGCGGCCCTCACCGCGTGCCAGGCGCCGGTGAGGTTGATGTCGATCATTTCTCGCCAGGACTCGGTCGTGATTTCCCAGGTCTTGCCTCCCGCGCAGATTCCTGCGTTGGGGATGACGATGTCAACGCGGCCCAGTTGCTCGATGCCCCGGTCGAACGCGGCCTTCACCTCGTCGTAGTTGCGCACGTCGGCTCGGGACAGGACAGCTTGGCGGCCGGTCTCTTTGATCAGTCGTGCGGTCTCTTCGAGATCCTCGGGGTTGGAGCCGGGGTAAGTGGTGGAATCAATCTCACCGCAGAGGTCCAGGCCGATGATGTCGGCGCCTTCGCGCGCGAGTGTTAGTGCGTGCGAGCGACCTTGGCCACGTGCGAGCCCGGTGATGAACGCTACTTGACCGTCTAGCTGTCCCATGAATGTCATTCCTTTCGTCGTAAGTCTGTTGCGTCGCGTAGTTCGCGCTAGCTGGTGATGCCGAGTTTGAATTCGTTCCACATGTCGATGCGCTTGTTCAGATCTTCGACGGGCTGGAAGAATCGGAGTTTGGAGAAGAAGGCGTCTCCGGCGGCGGTTGCCGGAATGAGCGTCGTATCAAGCAGTTCCGGGGTGAGGCCCGCCGCTACGGCGTCAGAGGACTTGGCCTGTTCCAGATTCAGGGAACCGGAATTTCCGCCGGAGGCGATGAATCGGGCCTGCCAGGGGACGGTTTCGGTGTAATTGATGAACTTGTACACCGAGTCGAGCTTGGCGGCGCCGCCCTTCTTGGTGATGGCGTAGTTGTCGGTCCACGCAGGTACGCCCTGCTTGACTTCGTTATTCACCTCGAGGGTCTTGCCCTCCTTCTTCAGCGCTGCGACCTCGGAGATGATGTTGAGGTAGCCGATGGTGGCCTCGCCATTGGCGAATTGCGTCTCTTGGTCGTTGTAGCCGGTGGTGAGGTGCTTGATCTGCGGCCGCAGAGCGCTCAACCGGTCCTTGACCGCGGTGAATTGCTCCGGCGTGAGGTGGTAGGGGTCGCTGATGCCGAGCGCGAGCGGGATCATCGGAAGCACCGCGGTGGGGTCGTCGAATACGGAGACCTTCCCCGCGAAGGCGGGATCCCACAGGATGTTCCAGTCGTTCGGCCGCCCTTGATCGTCGAGATACTTGGCCATTTCTGGCGTATTGGGGATGCTGCCGGGTATCCAGGCCAGTGGCTGGTCACCCCAGTTGTAGAGCACGCCGTACTGCTGCCCGCCTGAGGAGGCTGCCGATTTCCAGTCAAACCCCGGGTTCGGCTCCGTCGTGACCCTGCTTGTGTCGATGGGTTCGAGCAAGTCGGCCTTGGCGTAGTTGTCGAACCAGCCGGCGGTCGCCAGAATGACGTCGAACTGGCCGGGATTGGACTTGACCTTGGCGAACATCTCGTCGGGGGAGCCGGCGCTCACAGCGTTCACCTTGATGCCGGTTTCTTTGGTGAACGCATCCAACCAGGCTCGGTCGTGGTAGCCGTCCCACGTCAAGAGATTCAGGGTGTTCGGATCGCTCGTACTCGACCCACCGCATGCCGCAACGACGGCGGCTACGAGCGCGGTGATCACAAGAAGGGAGACCGTGCGTAAACGGGTGCCGAGACTCGGCCGTTGGGTAGGACTCATGAGTGCTCCTGAACTCGGGACGATACGCCTGAACGCATCGGTAGACGTTCGGTTTGCCGAACGACTGTTGGCTAATGCGGGAGGAGGCAACTCTCTTCGAGAGTGCGACGCGGCGAGCGCTCGGGTCAACTGTCACCCGCGCGGATTCAGGTAATCGCTTAAATCGCAGTAGATAAAGTCACCCGCAGCTCAATGCGCAGGTGTCATGCTCAGCCGAAGAGAAGTGCGGCGATAAGTAGTGCTATTGGATTGTGTGATGAGCCTAACGCAACCCATTCGGTTTAGCGAGCGAAATGACCGATTTAACGCAGTATTGATCTACTTTGCCGGTACAGCTGGCCGGTAACCCGGCTGTCTGTCAGGTCCGGGCGGCAGCCTCTGCAAGCCGCGTCAGGGTGCGGGCCGTGCGGATGGTCTCGGCTGCGGAAATCTCGGCTTCGCGAAGTCCACGGACGACGTCAGCGAAGCTCTCCGTCTCGAGGAAGTAGGCGTTGTCCGATCCGACGGCGATCGATTCCTCGGCGCCGTCTTCGCGGATCAGCTCGACGCAGTGAGGTGACTTATGGCTGTACCAAGGGCATTTCACGCTCGCAGAGCCAGTCGATCCAACGACGGTGACGCCGTATCCGGAGTGTGAACGCATCGAACAGTCGACCGTCGCCACTGCACCGCCTGCGTACAGCAGCTGGGCATAGAACCGTTCGTCGACACCCTGGGCGGAACGCACGGCGGTCGCGTGCACCGACGCCGGTTCCGCGTCGAGCAGATAGTTGCTCATGCTGACGGGATAGGACCCGACGTCACGTAGGGCGCCCCCCGCCATGTCCGGGTGGAACCTGATGTCGGTCCCCACGTCCTCGGCGCTATAGGTGAACCATGCTCTGACGGTGTGAATCTCGCCGATCTCGCCGTCAGAGACCAGCCGCTTGAGGGCATGGGTCTTTGGATGATGCCGGTACATGAACGCCTCGGCCAAGTGAAGACTCTTCGCGTCGGCCAACGCGAAGAGCTCTTCTGCCTCGGCGGCGTCGACCACAAACGGCTTCTCGCACAACACGTGCTTGCCCGCGAGCAGAGCCTGACGGGTCCAGTGTCCGTGCAGATGGTTGGGCACCGGGATGTACACGCAATCCACGCCGTCGTCGCCGAGCAGCTCTTCATAGCTTCCGTGCGCGCGGTCGATGCCGTGTTCGTCGGCGAACCGCGCGGCGCTGTCGGCATTTCGCGAACCGACGGCGACGAGTTCGTTCTTCGACGAGCTTTGGAGCCCGGGGATCACGTCGGCCGCGATACGGGCCGTCGACATGAGCCCCCAGCGCATCCGTCTTGACGCCTTCGTCATTGGCTGCTCCGATCGGGGCCTGTGGCTGCCTGGGGAGCCGCTACTTGGCGAGCATCCCGGCGTCGATGGCGAACTGGGTACCGGTGACGTATCTGCCGTCGTCCGACACCAGGTAGAGGATCCCGTTGCTGATGTCTTCTGGCTCCACCCACGGGGTGTCGAGCAGGTGGATCACGCCGAAACCTTCGATGGCGTCTTCCAGACTCGGGTCTTCCAGGTCCGGCCGAAACATCTTGCGCACACCGGAGTTGGTCATCATCCTGGTGCGGCAGTTGCTGGGATGCATCGAGTTCACCCGGATGTTGTGCGGGGCCAACTCGTTCGCCAAGGCCTTGGCCAGCCCGGTGACGCCGTGCTTGGCGGCGACGTAATGGCCGATCTCGTTCAGGTTGCGCAGACCGGCAGTGGAGCTGGTCAGGACGATTGCTCCGCCGTTACCGGCGTCAATCATGTGTTTGACACTGGCCCGAACCGTCTTCCACACCCCGGTCAAATCGATGTCCATCATCTCCTGCCACTGCGACTCTTCCATCGTGGACAGGAATCCGTAAGTGCAGACTCCGGCGTTGGCCAGCACGATGTCCAGCCGGCCGAACTGCTCGACGCCCTCGTCGACGACGGCGGTCAGTGCGGCCAGGTCCCGAACGTCTGCCACCCGGGCGATGATCTTGCCGCCGGCCTCTTCGACCAGACGCACCGTTTCGTCGAGGTCGGCGTTCGACGCCATCTCATAGGGCGCAGAGGGAACCGGCGCGCAGATGTCCACGGCGATGATGTTGGCCCCCTCTTCGGCGAGCTTCACCGCGTGGGTCCGGCCCTGGCCGCGTGCAGCGCCAGTGATGAATGCAACCTTACCTTCTACTCTTCCCATTGCTCTGCTCTTTTCCGTTTCGGATTGTTATTTGGCGACGATAAATGCAAGTGTCAGAACGATTTTGGTGTGTCGACCCAGATGTACTCGCTGACGCCGGCTGCGACGTTCTCGATCTTGTGCGGTACGTCGCTGCGGAACCAGATGGAGTCTCCGACATCGAGGAAGTGCACTTCGTCGTTGAGTGTGACCTTGAATCGGCCGCTTAGCACCATTCCCCACTCCTCACCCTCGTGGGTGTAGAGCTCGTCACCGGTGGAGGCGCCCGGTTCGTATCGACCGTAGATCGCCTCGAGCACCTCCGAGGAGTCCGGGGACGCCACTTCGAAGTGCACGCCTTGGGCCTTGATGGAGGAACGTTGGTCATCCCCATCGGCGTTCGGGGTGAAGGCAACAGCCTTGCGTGACGCGGCGCGGATGACGTGGCCGTTGGCCTGAGATGCTGTGGTGAAGAAATACGTGATGCTGGTGCCGAGCGCGGCGGCGAGACGCTTGAGTGTGGAGATCGACGGTTCGGTCTTGCCGCGCTCCACCTCGCTGATCACGGACGAGGAGATCTCGGCACGCTCAGCTAGTGCACGGATCGAGAATCCGTGCTCGGTGCGCAAGCTTCGAAGTCGCGCACCGATCGATTCCAAGTCAGCCGGATCATCTTGGGCTTCCGTCATCGCAACCTCCCTCGCAAAGTCATTCGGCGAATCACCAACTGCAATAGTTGTCGGCCGCGAATGTCCAATTCCATATCAAACTTATCGTCTCGATTCTAACTTGTCCGGTCGGTCTTCTTGACCAAAGCTGGCGGCGAAAGTCGGTAAATAGCTTGAACTTCCGCCGCCAACCAAACTCAGGCCCCGATACCGAGCTTGAATTGGTTCCAGATCTCGACGCGTTTGCTCAGATTCTCGACGGGCTGGAAAAACTTGAGCCCCTTGAAGAAGTTCTCACCGCCCGCTGTAGCGGGAATCAGTGTTGCGTCGAGCGCTTCTTGGTTCAGGCCCGCCGATACAGCCTCCGGCGAAGTGGCCTGAGCCAAACTCAAGGTGCCGGAATTCCCACTGGCGGCGATGAATCGGGCCTGCCACGGCACCGTCATCGTGTAGTTGATGAACTTGTACACCGAGTCGATTTTGGCGGCGCCGCCCTTGGTGATGGCGTAGTTGTCGCTCCACGCCGGCACGCCCTGCTTGACCTCGTTGTTGACCAGCAGGGTCTTGCCTTCCTTTCTCAACGCTGGCACCGAGGCGATGTTGTTGAGGTAACCGATCGTGGCTTCACCGCTGGCGAACTGCGTGGTTTGATCATTGAAGCCACTGGTCAATCGCTTGATCTGCGGCCGAAGCGCACTGAGTTTCTCCTGCACCTGGGTGAACTGTTCAGCAGTGAGGTTGTACGGGTCGCTCATTCCCAGCGCCAAGGGGATCATCGGAAGTACCGCTGTGGGGTCGTCGAACAGTGAGACCTTTCCGGCGAAGGCCGGATCCCACAAAATGTTCCAGTCGTTCGGCTGGCCCTTGTCGTCGAGATACTTGGCCATCTCAGGCGTATTGGGAATGCTGCCCGGTAGCCATGCCAGCGGCTGATCGCCCCAGTTGTAGAGCACGCCGTATTGCTTGCCACCCGATGAAGCCACCGTCTTCCAATCGAATCCCGGGCTGGGGGCCGCGGCCACCTTGTCGGCGTCGATCGGTTCGAGCAGGTCTGCCTTGGCATAGTTGTCGAACCACCCGGAGGTGACCAACGCGATGTCGAACTGGTTCGGGTTGGCCTTGACCTTCGCGAACATCTCGTCGGCAGAT
This window encodes:
- a CDS encoding DCN1-like protein; the protein is MSLLAAAWLDSGPNLTGSSLLTGIGTKDRYGQVTNTNLAANHLLNSVASGQMISHASDFNLILFSNGDYTGNFFQLSIAHDENATYWHTGAAQSALLIASNNTGIDEHRVSLHDELHDQWIDFLDKKLKGTAVSRDVDPLLTWQMFPTNDQWLDRNQVYIRIHQPLHVHMPWYWPDYQASMDYNVVLFIDSNRHLRAWVADWECWVEGGAKNGQVHSQLDPQVAAGMQPLADQLNQRLALTDLLGPVKAVYYLPGRQASPVENSAFGGNTADDVTICVQT
- a CDS encoding Gfo/Idh/MocA family protein; its protein translation is MTKASRRMRWGLMSTARIAADVIPGLQSSSKNELVAVGSRNADSAARFADEHGIDRAHGSYEELLGDDGVDCVYIPVPNHLHGHWTRQALLAGKHVLCEKPFVVDAAEAEELFALADAKSLHLAEAFMYRHHPKTHALKRLVSDGEIGEIHTVRAWFTYSAEDVGTDIRFHPDMAGGALRDVGSYPVSMSNYLLDAEPASVHATAVRSAQGVDERFYAQLLYAGGAVATVDCSMRSHSGYGVTVVGSTGSASVKCPWYSHKSPHCVELIREDGAEESIAVGSDNAYFLETESFADVVRGLREAEISAAETIRTARTLTRLAEAAART
- a CDS encoding mycofactocin-coupled SDR family oxidoreductase; amino-acid sequence: MGQLDGQVAFITGLARGQGRSHALTLAREGADIIGLDLCGEIDSTTYPGSNPEDLEETARLIKETGRQAVLSRADVRNYDEVKAAFDRGIEQLGRVDIVIPNAGICAGGKTWEITTESWREMIDINLTGAWHAVRAAVPTLIAQNDGGSVVFIGSTEALKGAENMSSYAASKHAITGLMTCLARELGQYNIRVNSVNPTCVDTNMIQNPYVWGLFQPDNPNPTRESVEDAFARTHILPVPWMEPIDVSRSILYLVGETGRYITASTLTIDAGFIVKS
- a CDS encoding ABC transporter substrate-binding protein; this encodes MKNTPRWELRRPLRVVVAFMIAALVCAGVSACGGSGSSDPNTLNVLSWETYHNPAWLDAFSKETGIKVNVVNVGSADEMFAKVKANPNQFDIALVTSGWFDNYAKADLLEPIDADKVAAAPSPGFDWKTVASSGGKQYGVLYNWGDQPLAWLPGSIPNTPEMAKYLDDKGQPNDWNILWDPAFAGKVSLFDDPTAVLPMIPLALGMSDPYNLTAEQFTQVQEKLSALRPQIKRLTSGFNDQTTQFASGEATIGYLNNIASVPALRKEGKTLLVNNEVKQGVPAWSDNYAITKGGAAKIDSVYKFINYTMTVPWQARFIAASGNSGTLSLAQATSPEAVSAGLNQEALDATLIPATAGGENFFKGLKFFQPVENLSKRVEIWNQFKLGIGA
- a CDS encoding helix-turn-helix domain-containing protein: MTEAQDDPADLESIGARLRSLRTEHGFSIRALAERAEISSSVISEVERGKTEPSISTLKRLAAALGTSITYFFTTASQANGHVIRAASRKAVAFTPNADGDDQRSSIKAQGVHFEVASPDSSEVLEAIYGRYEPGASTGDELYTHEGEEWGMVLSGRFKVTLNDEVHFLDVGDSIWFRSDVPHKIENVAAGVSEYIWVDTPKSF
- a CDS encoding mycofactocin-coupled SDR family oxidoreductase is translated as MGRVEGKVAFITGAARGQGRTHAVKLAEEGANIIAVDICAPVPSAPYEMASNADLDETVRLVEEAGGKIIARVADVRDLAALTAVVDEGVEQFGRLDIVLANAGVCTYGFLSTMEESQWQEMMDIDLTGVWKTVRASVKHMIDAGNGGAIVLTSSTAGLRNLNEIGHYVAAKHGVTGLAKALANELAPHNIRVNSMHPSNCRTRMMTNSGVRKMFRPDLEDPSLEDAIEGFGVIHLLDTPWVEPEDISNGILYLVSDDGRYVTGTQFAIDAGMLAK
- a CDS encoding ABC transporter substrate-binding protein, translated to MSPTQRPSLGTRLRTVSLLVITALVAAVVAACGGSSTSDPNTLNLLTWDGYHDRAWLDAFTKETGIKVNAVSAGSPDEMFAKVKSNPGQFDVILATAGWFDNYAKADLLEPIDTSRVTTEPNPGFDWKSAASSGGQQYGVLYNWGDQPLAWIPGSIPNTPEMAKYLDDQGRPNDWNILWDPAFAGKVSVFDDPTAVLPMIPLALGISDPYHLTPEQFTAVKDRLSALRPQIKHLTTGYNDQETQFANGEATIGYLNIISEVAALKKEGKTLEVNNEVKQGVPAWTDNYAITKKGGAAKLDSVYKFINYTETVPWQARFIASGGNSGSLNLEQAKSSDAVAAGLTPELLDTTLIPATAAGDAFFSKLRFFQPVEDLNKRIDMWNEFKLGITS
- a CDS encoding DsbA family protein, whose product is MNARSTNRPFWAVGAVFGLLVTLLICGPTGGVAQAAVAAPAGDALSVGDPDALGQIDLYVDPMCPYSGKFVRAHGDEIAKRVEAGTLRVNLRFVDFLDKYSASGTYDSRAIYAAYVVADQSRSSDVAWRFIEAIYASDVQPKEGGTTDLSNDQLADVANRVGAPQLAQDLIRIGLPIGFDPHVVAANNLVVLHQFPEPGVPLVVINDRPVDEDSDWLAQLPS